From a single Stigmatopora argus isolate UIUO_Sarg chromosome 4, RoL_Sarg_1.0, whole genome shotgun sequence genomic region:
- the LOC144072793 gene encoding chemerin-like receptor 1: MAVTAPYGFAINKTTTTGEDDTGSDSVYVYESEDPSPQLIHSLNIMSIVIFTLAFVLGVLGNGLVIWVTGFLMKKTVYTVWFLNLAVADFLFTAFLPMTVTYYALEHWPFGKFMCKINSAVRALNMYASVYILMVISIDRCVAVVFPVWFHNHRRVKKAFHVSLCVWALALILSIPHFVFRDTGPSFQKKDVIFCFNNFLYSDEFTEESFQLHLFRYHSLSVTRFLLSFAFPYPVIVSCYAVIIYRIRKNASLARRSSRTFKIIAAIIIIFSLCWAPFNILVLMEIVSFKLRNKQLLYIVNIGAPIVAGLPHINSCVNPLLYVVIGQEFKDRTFKSILKALQNAFRDEDAPLDSKRVVASQHDI, from the coding sequence ATGGCGGTCACCGCTCCATATGGCTTCGCCATTAATAAAACCACAACAACCGGAGAAGACGATACAGGGTCGGACTCCGTTTATGTCTACGAATCCGAAGACCCATCTCCTCAGTTGATTCATTCTCTCAACATCATGTCAATTGTCATTTTCACTCTGGCTTTTGTCCTGGGTGTGTTGGGAAATGGCTTGGTTATCTGGGTAACAGGATTCCTGATGAAGAAAACTGTTTACACCGTATGGTTCCTCAACCTTGCTGTGGCTGACTTCCTTTTCACGGCCTTCCTTCCTATGACCGTGACGTACTACGCTTTAGAACACTGGCCTTTCGGGAAATTCATGTGTAAGATAAATAGCGCGGTTCGAGCCTTGAACATGTATGCCAGTGTTTACATACTAATGGTCATCAGCATTGACCGATGCGTGGCCGTGGTCTTTCCCGTTTGGTTCCATAACCACCGGAGAGTCAAAAAGGCTTTCCACGTGAGTCTGTGCGTTTGGGCACTGGCCCTAATTTTAAGCATACCACACTTTGTCTTTCGGGACACAGGACCGTCGTTCCAGAAAAAAGATGTTATTTTCTGCTTCAACAACTTTTTATATTCTGATGAATTCACCGAAGAGTCATTTCAGCTTCATCTGTTTCGCTATCACTCGCTTTCCGTGACTCGTTTCCTGCTGAGTTTTGCTTTCCCCTACCCCGTCATTGTCTCCTGTTATGCTGTCATCATCTACCGTATCAGAAAGAACGCCAGCCTGGCTCGCCGATCAAGTCGCACGTTCAAGATCATTGCTgccattataattattttttccctttgctGGGCTCCATTTAACATCCTTGTTTTGATGGAAATAGTCAGTTTCAAGCTCAGAAATAAACAACTGCTATACATTGTTAATATCGGGGCTCCAATAGTCGCAGGCTTGCCCCATATAAATAGTTGCGTGAATCCGTTGCTCTATGTGGTCATTGGACAAGAATTTAAGGATAGAACTTTCAAGTCTATTTTGAAAGCACTCCAGAATGCTTTCCGGGATGAAGACGCTCCTTTGGACTCAAAGAGAGTTGTAGCCAGTCAACACGACATATAA
- the LOC144072794 gene encoding chemerin-like receptor 1, protein MAVTAPYGFAMNKTTTTGEDDTGSGYVFDYGYEDPGEDVIESYYGYVYEYEDPSPQLFHSLKIMTIVISTLAFVLGVLGNGLVIWVTGFLMKKTVNTVWFLNLAVADFLFTGFLPMTVAYYAFEHWPFGTFMCKLHGAVFALNMYASVYILMVISIDRCVAVVFPVWSQNHRRVKKAFHVSLCVWALALILSIPHFVFRDTGPSFQKKDVIYCYNQFLFSNVFTKELFQLHFYRGVALSVTHFLLSFAFPFVVIVSCYAVIIYRIRKNASLARRSSRTFKIIAAIVIVFFLCWAPFNILDLMELVSYKFRNKQLRNVIIGNPITTSLVYINSCVNPLLYVFIGQDFKDRAFKSILKALKNAFQDEDTPLDSNRVEAGQSNVTT, encoded by the coding sequence ATGGCGGTCACTGCTCCATATGGCTTCGCCATGAATAAAACCACAACAACCGGAGAAGACGATACAGGGTCGGGCTACGTTTTTGACTACGGATACGAAGACCCCGGAGAAGACGTTATCGAGTCGTACTACGGTTATGTCTACGAATACGAAGACCCATCTCCTCAGTTGTTTCATTCTCTCAAAATCATGACAATTGTCATTTCCACTCTGGCTTTTGTCCTGGGTGTGTTGGGAAATGGCTTGGTTATCTGGGTAACAGGATTCCTGATGAAGAAAACTGTTAACACCGTATGGTTCCTCAACCTTGCTGTGGCTGACTTCCTTTTCACGGGCTTCCTTCCTATGACCGTGGCGTACTACGCTTTTGAACACTGGCCATTCGGGACATTCATGTGTAAGCTACATGGCGCGGTTTTTGCCTTGAACATGTATGCCAGTGTTTACATACTAATGGTCATCAGCATTGACCGATGCGTGGCCGTGGTCTTCCCCGTTTGGTCCCAGAACCACCGGAGAGTCAAAAAGGCTTTCCACGTGAGTCTGTGCGTTTGGGCACTGGCCCTAATTTTAAGCATACCACACTTTGTCTTTCGGGACACAGGACCGTCGTTCCAGAAAAAAGATGTTATTTACTGCTACaaccaatttttattttctaatgtatTCACCAAAGAGTTATTTCAGCTTCATTTTTATCGCGGTGTTGCGCTTTCCGTGACTCATTTCCTGCTGAGTTTTGCTTTCCCCTTCGTTGTCATTGTCTCCTGTTATGCTGTCATCATCTACCGTATCAGAAAGAACGCCAGCCTGGCTCGCCGATCAAGTCGCACGTTTAAGATCATTGCTGccattgtaattgtttttttcctttgctgGGCTCCATTTAACATACTTGATTTGATGGAATTAGTCAGTTACAAGTTCAGAAATAAGCAACTAAGAAATGTTATTATCGGGAATCCAATAACCACAAGCTTGGTCTATATCAATAGTTGCGTAAATCCGTTGCTTTATGTGTTCATTGGACAAGATTTTAAGGATAGAGCTTTCAAGTCTATTTTGAAAGCACTCAAGAATGCTTTCCAGGATGAAGACACTCCTTTGGACTCAAACAGAGTTGAAGCCGGTCAAAGCAATGTAACTACTTAA